Proteins from one Hirundo rustica isolate bHirRus1 chromosome 30, bHirRus1.pri.v3, whole genome shotgun sequence genomic window:
- the PA2G4 gene encoding proliferation-associated protein 2G4 — MSGEEEATELTIAEDLVVTKYKMGGDIANRVLRAVVEAANPGASVLCLCEKGDAMIMEETGKIFKKEKEMKKGIAFPTSISVNNCVCHFSPLKSDQDYILKDGDLVKIDLGVHVDGFIANVAHTFVLGASKENPVSGRKADVIKAAHLCAEAALRLVKPGNQNTQVTEAWNKIAHAFHCTPIEGMLSHQLKQHVIDGEKTIIQNPSDQQKKDHEKAEFEVHEVYAVDVLVSSGEGKAKDAGQRTTIYKRDPSKQYGLKMKTSRAFFSEVERRFDTMPFTLRALEDEKKARMGVVECAKHELLQPFNVLYEKEGEFVAQFKFTVLLMPNGPMRITSGPFEPELYKSDLEVQDGELKALLQSSASRKTQKKKKKKASKNAENATTGETAEENEAGD; from the exons ATGTCGGGCGAGGAGGAGGCCACCGAGCTCACCATCGCCGAGGACCTGGTGGTGACCAAGTACAAGATGGGGGGGGACATCGCCAACC GGGTCCTGCGCGCCGTGGTGGAGGCGGCGAATCCCGGCGCGTCCGTGCTGTGCCTGTGCGAGAAGGGCGATGCCATGATCATGGAAGAGACCGGGAAAATcttcaagaaggaaaaggaaatgaagaaag GAATCGCCTTCCCGACGAGTATATCCGTAAATAACTGTGTGTGTCACTTCTCCCCGCTCAAGAGCGACCAGGATTACATCCTCAAGGACGGGGACTTGGTCAAAAT CGACCTGGGCGTGCACGTGGACGGCTTCATCGCCAACGTGGCGCACACCTTCGTGCTCGGCGCCTCCAAG gaaaaTCCCGTGTCCGGCCGCAAAGCCGACGTCATCAAGGCGGCTCACCTGTGTGCCGAGGCCGCCCTGCGCCTGGTGAAACCCGGGAATCAg AACACACAAGTGACAGAGGCCTGGAATAAAATCGCCCACGCGTTCCACTGCACACCCATTGAAG GGATGTTGTCGCACCAGCTGAAGCAGCACGTGATCGACGGGGAGAAAACCATCATCCAGAACCCTTCGGACCAGCAGAA GAAGGACCACGAAAAAGCCGAATTCGAGGTGCACGAAGTCTACGCCGTCGACGTCCTAGTCAGCAGCGGCGAGGGCAAG gcCAAGGACGCGGGGCAGAGAACCACGATTTACAAGCGGGACCCCTCCAAGCAGTACGGGCTGAAGATGAAAACCTCGCGCGCCTTCTTCAGCGAGGTGGAGCGGCGCTTCGACACCATGCCCTTCACCCTGCG GGCGCTGGAGGACGAGAAGAAGGCGCGCATGGGGGTGGTGGAGTGCGCCAAGCacgagctgctgcagcccttcaACGTCCTGTACGAGAAGGAAG GGGAGTTCGTGGCCCAGTTCAAGTTCACGGTGCTGCTGATGCCCAACGGCCCCATGAGGATCACGAGCGGCCCCTTCGAGCCCGAGCTCTACAAATCCGACCTGGAGGTGCAGGACGGGGAGCTCAAG GCCCTTCTACAAAGTTCTGCCAGCCGGAAGacccagaaaaagaagaaaaagaag GCTTCCAAAAACGCGGAAAACGCCACCACGGGGGAGACGGCGGAGGAGAACGAGGCCGGTGACTGA